In Triticum urartu cultivar G1812 chromosome 6, Tu2.1, whole genome shotgun sequence, the following proteins share a genomic window:
- the LOC125513066 gene encoding cytochrome P450 89A2-like has product MEDWVYYSLSISLCLTLSLVFSSLCKTKAAGSSFLPPGPTSLTAFGPLLLLAWTSVNIESIVRVARSWYGPVFTLYLLPSFPVVFVADRAVAHRVLVQLGSAFADRPPANLATRIFSSDQHNITSAAYGPLWRTLRQNLTGRALHPSSIPRYAAARRRAASGLVDGIARQMHSESGVVLIEGLLHDAVFHVIACMCFGQGLDAAAIAAVTSLQRQFLKEVVGFQVFGSSPKVSKLLFWRRYQRMLSMRRRQEEVFIPLIRACRARRNTAGEIFEMDCYVDSLISLRIPEEDGSSRHLTDGEIVALCTELLSGPVDSTVNMLQWAMANLVTRPEIQAKLRAEINNVADGQVRDEEHLPYLRAVVLESLRRHPPARFILPHAAAGENGTVLDGFTVPKEVSVNFTLGDMAMDRKVWPDPTQFRPERFLPGGEGEDLDLTGSKEIKMMPFGAGRRMCPGIDVSLLHVNLLVATMVRAFQWSEVPGEPVDFAETLELTIVMKRPLRAKVVPCHATI; this is encoded by the exons ATGGAGGACTGGGTGTACTACTCCCTCTCCATCTCCTTGTGCCTCACCCTGTCCCTTGTATTCTCGTCCCTATGCAAGACCAAGGCGGCGGGCTCGTCGTTCCTCCCGCCTGGGCCGACCTCGCTCACGGCTTTCGGTCCGCTGCTGCTGCTCGCCTGGACAAGCGTCAACATCGAGTCGATAGTCCGCGTGGCACGGTCATGGTACGGCCCCGTCTTCACGCTGTACCTCCTCCCATCCTTCCCCGTCGTGTTCGTCGCCGACCGGGCCGTGGCGCACCGCGTCCTCGTGCAGCTTGGCTCGGCGTTCGCCGACCGGCCTCCAGCCAACCTCGCCACCCGCATCTTCTCCAGCGACCAGCACAACATCACGTCCGCCGCGTACGGCCCGCTGTGGCGCACGCTCCGGCAAAACCTCACCGGCCGGGCGCTCCACCCGTCGAGCATCCCGCGGTACGCCGCCGCCCGCAGGCGCGCCGCCTCGGGCCTCGTCGACGGAATCGCGCGCCAGATGCATAGCGAATCAGGGGTCGTCCTCATCGAGGGGCTCCTGCATGACGCTGTTTTCCACGTGATTGCATGTATGTGCTTCGGCCAGGGGCTCGACGCCGCCGCCATCGCAGCAGTCACGTCGCTGCAGAGGCAGTTTCTCAAGGAGGTGGTGGGGTTCCAGGTGTTCGGATCGAGCCCCAAGGTCAGCAAGCTCCTCTTCTGGCGACGGTACCAGAGGATGCTGTCCATGCGCCGGCGGCAGGAGGAGGTGTTCATCCCTCTGATACGTGCGTGCCGTGCGCGGCGCAACACCGCCGGCGAGATCTTTGAAATGGATTGCTACGTCGACTCGCTCATCAGCCTCCGCATCCCGGAGGAAGATGGCAGCAGCAGGCACCTGACGGACGGCGAGATCGTCGCCTTGTGCACGGAACTCTTGTCCGGGCCCGTCGACTCTACGGTAAACATGTTGCAGTGGGCCATGGCGAACCTCGTCACACGGCCGGAGATCCAGGCGAAGCTCAGGGCCGAAATAAACAACGTCGCCGACGGCCAG GTCCGGGATGAGGAACACCTGCCGTATCTCCGGGCGGTGGTCCTGGAGTCACTGAGACGGCACCCACCGGCGCGCTTCATCCTGCCGCACGCGGCGGCCGGGGAGAACGGCACGGTGCTGGATGGCTTCACCGTGCCCAAAGAGGTGTCAGTGAACTTCACGCTGGGCGACATGGCCATGGACAGAAAGGTGTGGCCGGACCCCACGCAGTTCCGGCCGGAGCGGTTCCTACCCGGCGGCGAGGGGGAGGACCTGGACCTCACGGGAAGCAAGGAGATCAAAATGATGCCGTTCGGTGCCGGCCGCCGGATGTGCCCTGGCATCGATGTTTCGCTGCTGCACGTCAACCTCCTTGTGGCCACCATGGTGAGGGCGTTCCAGTGGAGCGAGGTGCCCGGCGAGCCGGTGGACTTCGCTGAGACGCTGGAGCTCACCATAGTCATGAAGCGCCCACTCCGTGCCAAGGTCGTGCCATGCCATGCTACTATCTAG